A single Candidatus Binatia bacterium DNA region contains:
- a CDS encoding SDR family oxidoreductase, with protein MSTSETILVAGSTGYVGRYIVQELATRGYSVRALTRSEERLGEIGPFGAPAVRQACAEVAVAEVTRPEVLPGAFDGVDAVISSVGISRQRDGLTFDQVDHLANKNLIEAATAAGVRKFVYVSLWDPNVVAHLEIVRAHEKVVAALESSGLEHTIVRPSGYFSDMGALLDMARRGRSFVIGDGTNCMNPIHGADVGRVCADALDSPERELGAGGPDIYTQREAAELAFEVLGREPKITAVPIWLCNLLARGIGLLSTQFGDLAEFLVTAGQVSAVAPQVGRISLREYFEQLLTDEKK; from the coding sequence TTGAGCACCAGCGAGACCATCCTCGTTGCCGGCAGTACCGGATACGTCGGGCGCTACATCGTGCAGGAGTTGGCCACGCGCGGCTACAGCGTGCGGGCGCTCACGCGAAGCGAGGAGCGCCTCGGAGAGATCGGCCCCTTCGGCGCGCCGGCCGTTCGCCAGGCATGTGCTGAAGTCGCCGTCGCCGAGGTCACTCGGCCCGAGGTGCTGCCCGGCGCATTCGACGGCGTCGACGCAGTCATATCCAGCGTCGGCATCTCTCGGCAGCGTGACGGCCTGACGTTCGACCAAGTCGACCACCTGGCGAACAAGAACCTCATCGAAGCCGCGACGGCCGCCGGAGTTCGCAAGTTCGTCTACGTATCGCTGTGGGATCCCAACGTGGTCGCACATCTCGAGATTGTTCGCGCGCACGAGAAGGTCGTCGCCGCCCTCGAATCGAGCGGGCTCGAACACACCATCGTCCGGCCCTCGGGCTACTTTTCCGACATGGGCGCCCTTCTCGACATGGCACGCCGCGGGCGCTCCTTCGTGATCGGCGACGGGACCAATTGCATGAACCCGATCCACGGCGCCGATGTCGGTCGCGTCTGCGCCGATGCACTCGATAGCCCAGAGCGAGAACTGGGCGCAGGCGGCCCCGACATCTACACCCAGCGCGAAGCGGCCGAGCTCGCCTTCGAGGTCCTCGGACGTGAGCCGAAGATCACCGCCGTGCCGATCTGGCTGTGCAACCTGCTCGCCCGCGGAATCGGGCTTCTCAGCACGCAGTTCGGAGACCTCGCCGAGTTTCTCGTAACGGCGGGACAGGTGAGCGCCGTCGCGCCGCAAGTCGGGCGGATCTCGTTGCGGGAGTACTTCGAGCAGCTCCTTACCGACGAGAAGAAGTAG
- a CDS encoding LLM class flavin-dependent oxidoreductase — protein MDVHSPYIKPGITTRMFVTEKGRDRYQNGPAAELSDVDREFMIALYDELTGSFLLLSRPGAIGAARIGERRCWHTARRSEREPPMHVGFGTVFQSQPGVEDHVVYQREIADAVRAEALGFDSAWCTEHHFGDYMLSPDPFQWLSFMAAATTKLDLGTMVSVLPWHDPMWVTEKIAMLDAISGGRVILGVGRGTAPKEYGLYGVDVETSRARFAESAKMVINGLEQGYCEFDGTYIQQKRADIRPRPFKSFRGRTYASAVSPESFPLCAELDVGLLFIPQKPLEQHQIDHEAYREHFLRLHQREPIPAIYVGWVVCDENENRARELAYEHIGRYWDSAVQHYGMQVPESMTEVFVNAHPWGTPEQVAEKIAATCRQLRADRFVGVFNMVGMEPEFARANLELFSERALPLLEQEQL, from the coding sequence ATGGACGTCCATAGTCCGTACATCAAGCCGGGAATCACCACTCGAATGTTCGTCACGGAGAAGGGGCGCGACCGCTACCAGAACGGACCCGCGGCGGAGCTGAGCGACGTCGATCGCGAATTCATGATCGCCCTCTACGACGAACTGACGGGGTCGTTCCTCCTTCTTTCCCGACCCGGCGCGATCGGCGCAGCCCGCATCGGCGAGCGACGTTGCTGGCATACGGCGCGTCGATCTGAGAGAGAGCCCCCCATGCATGTCGGATTTGGAACGGTCTTTCAGAGCCAACCCGGAGTCGAGGACCACGTCGTCTACCAGAGAGAGATTGCGGACGCCGTCCGCGCCGAAGCGCTCGGCTTCGATTCGGCGTGGTGCACGGAACACCACTTCGGCGATTACATGCTGAGTCCGGACCCGTTCCAGTGGCTCTCGTTCATGGCCGCGGCAACGACGAAGCTCGATCTCGGCACGATGGTCTCGGTCCTCCCGTGGCACGACCCGATGTGGGTGACCGAAAAAATCGCAATGCTGGACGCGATCTCCGGCGGGCGGGTCATTCTCGGCGTAGGGCGGGGAACCGCTCCGAAGGAGTACGGGCTCTACGGCGTCGACGTCGAGACCAGTCGTGCGCGCTTTGCCGAGTCCGCAAAGATGGTGATCAACGGACTCGAACAGGGCTACTGCGAGTTCGATGGGACCTACATCCAACAGAAACGGGCCGACATTCGCCCGCGACCGTTCAAGTCGTTCCGAGGTCGAACGTACGCGTCGGCCGTTTCACCTGAGTCGTTCCCCCTCTGTGCCGAGCTCGACGTGGGCCTCCTCTTTATTCCGCAGAAACCGCTCGAGCAGCATCAAATCGATCACGAAGCGTATCGCGAGCACTTTCTTCGGCTCCACCAGCGCGAGCCAATCCCGGCGATCTACGTCGGCTGGGTCGTGTGTGACGAGAACGAGAACCGCGCCCGCGAGCTCGCCTACGAACACATCGGCCGGTACTGGGACAGCGCCGTCCAGCACTACGGGATGCAGGTACCCGAATCGATGACCGAGGTCTTCGTGAACGCGCACCCGTGGGGGACCCCCGAGCAGGTAGCCGAGAAGATCGCCGCGACGTGTCGGCAGCTCCGCGCCGACCGCTTCGTGGGCGTGTTCAACATGGTGGGCATGGAGCCCGAGTTCGCGCGGGCCAATCTCGAGCTGTTCTCGGAACGAGCTCTTCCCCTCCTCGAGCAGGAGCAGCTTTGA
- the hrpB gene encoding ATP-dependent helicase HrpB: MSRNRRELPVDAILPAVRAGLEAARAVVVTAPPGSGKTTRVPPALTPNGSVLLVQPRRVAARSVARRIAFEAGCKVGDEVGWQVRFERKFSKRTKLLVVTEGILLARLQDDPFLTDFQTLVLDEIHERSAQMDLGFALARQVLAARDDFRVVVMSATLDADLYSGALGGCPIVRAEARLHPVEVEYRDGVAPADAVREAFSVGDGHLLCFLPGMADIDRTARALEGGVPGARIHRLHGSLSPEEQDAALAGSRERKVILATNVAETSITVDGVTTVVDSGLQKVMRQDRRIGLDRLSTERIAADSAEQRAGRAGRTRPGRAVRLWHPAQQLRPAREPEIHRIDLAPILLELLAWSEDPRTFAWLERPAAEALEAGLTLLESLGATRRGVLVDIGRTMRRLPMPPRLARVLIEAGGGRRAAELCAGLSDPASVPRGIAATTASDVLSRLADFSRAPFAVRRAAEQIERVADRILPARHSPGEVSDDELRRALLAGFADRLARRRAPGSDRLVLANGHGARLANESGVRDGEWLVAIALRAAQRGTGAEALVEVASRVEKEWLPLPEERVEHEFDSRQGRVRAFRRRRIGTLLVEERAAEVDPDAALSLLRDAFAARKPSAPERQLQTRADIAGVELDLNALVEASLMGATSLPKIDFHAMLPHAVRKALDRHAPETLEVPSGCRHRLEYRDDGEIVLAVKLQELFGLADSPQVGNPARAITLSLLAPNGRPVQTTRDLRNFWEQTYPEVRKEMRGRYAKHPWPEDPWTAPPTARTKRRSRLS, translated from the coding sequence GTGTCCCGCAATCGTAGAGAACTCCCGGTCGATGCGATCCTCCCGGCTGTCCGGGCCGGCCTCGAGGCGGCGCGCGCCGTGGTGGTCACGGCACCGCCCGGATCTGGCAAGACGACGCGTGTTCCACCGGCCTTGACGCCGAACGGCTCGGTATTGCTGGTCCAGCCTCGGCGAGTGGCGGCCCGGAGTGTCGCGCGCCGGATTGCCTTCGAAGCCGGTTGCAAGGTCGGTGACGAGGTGGGCTGGCAGGTCCGCTTCGAGCGGAAATTCTCCAAGCGCACGAAGCTGCTCGTCGTGACGGAGGGCATTCTGCTCGCTCGATTGCAGGACGATCCCTTTCTGACCGACTTCCAGACTCTCGTGCTCGACGAGATACACGAGCGAAGTGCGCAAATGGACCTGGGCTTTGCGCTCGCACGTCAGGTGCTTGCCGCGCGAGATGATTTCCGCGTCGTCGTGATGTCGGCCACGCTCGACGCCGACCTCTACTCGGGGGCACTCGGTGGTTGCCCGATTGTGCGCGCCGAGGCGCGGCTCCACCCCGTCGAGGTCGAGTACCGCGACGGCGTCGCGCCGGCCGATGCCGTGCGTGAGGCCTTCTCGGTCGGCGACGGGCACCTCCTCTGTTTCTTGCCGGGCATGGCGGACATCGACCGCACCGCGCGCGCACTCGAGGGCGGCGTGCCCGGAGCGCGCATCCACCGATTGCATGGATCGCTGTCGCCTGAGGAGCAAGACGCCGCGCTTGCGGGCAGTCGCGAGCGGAAGGTCATCCTCGCGACGAACGTTGCCGAGACCAGCATCACGGTCGACGGTGTGACGACCGTCGTGGACTCGGGGCTTCAGAAGGTCATGCGTCAGGACCGTCGGATCGGTCTCGATCGCCTCAGCACCGAGCGCATCGCCGCGGATTCGGCCGAGCAGCGGGCGGGTCGCGCCGGCCGAACGAGACCTGGACGCGCGGTACGCCTCTGGCATCCCGCCCAGCAGCTTCGCCCCGCACGCGAGCCCGAGATTCATCGCATCGACCTCGCGCCGATCCTCCTCGAGCTCTTGGCCTGGTCGGAGGACCCGCGGACGTTCGCCTGGCTCGAGCGGCCGGCGGCCGAAGCGCTGGAGGCCGGTCTCACCCTTCTCGAAAGTCTCGGTGCGACGCGAAGGGGGGTGCTCGTAGACATTGGCCGAACGATGCGCCGGCTCCCGATGCCGCCGCGGCTCGCCCGCGTCTTGATCGAGGCGGGCGGTGGCCGCCGAGCGGCGGAACTTTGCGCGGGACTGTCCGACCCGGCGTCCGTACCGCGTGGCATCGCTGCGACGACTGCGAGCGACGTTCTCTCTCGCCTCGCCGACTTTAGCCGGGCCCCGTTCGCGGTGCGTCGCGCCGCGGAGCAGATCGAACGCGTCGCGGATCGGATCCTGCCGGCACGCCATAGCCCGGGCGAGGTGAGCGACGACGAGTTGCGCCGTGCACTGCTCGCGGGGTTCGCCGATCGTCTGGCTCGAAGACGTGCGCCGGGCTCCGACCGCCTCGTTCTCGCGAATGGCCACGGTGCTCGCCTCGCGAACGAGAGCGGTGTGCGAGATGGCGAGTGGTTGGTCGCCATCGCGTTGCGCGCCGCGCAGCGCGGTACGGGAGCGGAAGCGCTGGTCGAAGTCGCCAGCCGGGTAGAGAAGGAGTGGCTTCCTCTGCCCGAAGAGCGGGTCGAGCACGAGTTCGACTCTCGGCAGGGGCGCGTCCGCGCTTTCCGTCGTCGCCGGATCGGAACTCTCCTCGTGGAAGAGCGCGCCGCGGAGGTCGATCCAGACGCGGCGCTTTCGCTTCTTCGCGACGCCTTCGCGGCACGCAAGCCGTCCGCGCCCGAGCGGCAGCTGCAGACGCGCGCAGATATTGCTGGTGTCGAGCTGGATCTGAATGCGCTCGTTGAGGCCTCGCTGATGGGCGCCACGTCGCTCCCGAAGATTGACTTTCATGCGATGCTTCCGCACGCGGTACGCAAAGCCCTGGATCGGCATGCCCCCGAGACCCTGGAAGTGCCGAGCGGATGCCGCCATCGCCTCGAGTACCGGGACGACGGCGAGATCGTTCTTGCGGTGAAGCTCCAGGAGCTCTTCGGTCTTGCGGACAGTCCGCAGGTGGGCAATCCAGCGCGGGCGATCACACTCTCGCTCCTGGCACCCAATGGCCGCCCCGTTCAGACGACGCGAGACCTGCGAAACTTCTGGGAGCAGACCTACCCCGAAGTTCGCAAAGAGATGCGCGGCCGCTACGCGAAGCATCCCTGGCCCGAAGATCCGTGGACGGCGCCGCCCACGGCACGGACGAAGAGACGCAGCCGGCTTTCCTGA